A stretch of Carnobacterium iners DNA encodes these proteins:
- a CDS encoding 5-oxoproline transporter, DUF979 family subunit gives MILAFGKLIPSEINGALFMLMGVLILFKQVRLVKVKSINEEEAKETSNRLENKIFIHVISLVIVATGVTQLTPLGGQVGIGAGAITSLIIAVLITKAKPKLILEEGNRMIQQVGITGILPQLLASLGVVFTAAGVGDVIAGGISVFVPEGNRLLGIIAYVLGMGYLYYNYG, from the coding sequence ATTATCCTTGCTTTCGGTAAGCTCATTCCTTCAGAAATTAATGGTGCTTTATTTATGCTAATGGGAGTCTTGATTTTATTTAAACAAGTACGTCTAGTAAAAGTGAAATCAATAAATGAAGAGGAAGCAAAAGAGACTAGTAATAGATTAGAAAATAAAATCTTTATACACGTTATTTCTTTGGTAATAGTTGCTACAGGTGTTACGCAGCTAACTCCCTTAGGCGGTCAAGTTGGAATTGGAGCAGGAGCGATTACTTCATTGATTATTGCAGTTTTAATTACTAAAGCAAAACCGAAACTTATTTTAGAAGAGGGAAACAGAATGATTCAACAGGTTGGAATTACTGGGATATTGCCTCAGTTATTAGCTTCTTTAGGAGTTGTTTTTACAGCTGCTGGTGTAGGAGATGTCATTGCAGGTGGTATTTCTGTTTTTGTACCTGAAGGCAATCGTTTATTAGGTATAATTGCTTATGTTTTAGGAATGGGTTATCTTTACTATAATTATGGATAA
- a CDS encoding 5-oxoproline transporter, DUF979 family subunit — MDNGFATLTVITASIGIPFVMAQGGDTVITGALAMTAGFCGTLITLMAANFNALPAALLEMKNPNDVIKEQAPFTVIMIDVDIVLIYFWAF; from the coding sequence ATGGATAATGGGTTTGCTACACTTACTGTTATTACAGCAAGTATCGGTATACCATTTGTCATGGCTCAAGGTGGTGATACTGTTATCACTGGTGCTTTAGCAATGACGGCTGGTTTTTGTGGAACATTAATAACTCTAATGGCTGCAAATTTCAACGCTTTACCAGCAGCTCTATTAGAAATGAAAAATCCAAATGATGTAATTAAAGAGCAAGCACCATTTACAGTTATAATGATAGATGTTGATATTGTATTAATATATTTCTGGGCTTTCTAA